In one Streptomyces venezuelae genomic region, the following are encoded:
- a CDS encoding response regulator, with the protein MTTVLIVDDQPMQRFGFRMLLESQDDMAVAGEAGNGSEAVRLTAELHPDVVLMDIRMPGVDGIEATRRIIASGERTRVLILTTFDLDEYAYAGLRAGASGFLIKDALPEELLSGIRAVASGDAVVAPSLTRRLLDAYADHLPSSSGPAPATPADDPRLSSLTHREREILTVIGQGWTNAEIASRLHLAESTVKTHVGRILAKTGTRDRVQAVILAYDTKLVTPS; encoded by the coding sequence GTGACGACCGTGCTCATCGTCGACGACCAGCCCATGCAGCGCTTCGGTTTCCGCATGCTCCTGGAGAGCCAGGACGACATGGCGGTGGCGGGCGAGGCGGGCAACGGCAGCGAGGCGGTCCGCCTGACGGCCGAACTCCACCCCGACGTCGTCCTGATGGACATCCGCATGCCGGGAGTCGACGGCATCGAGGCCACCCGCCGCATCATCGCGTCGGGCGAGCGCACCCGCGTCCTCATCCTCACCACGTTCGACCTCGACGAGTACGCGTACGCGGGACTGCGCGCCGGAGCGTCCGGCTTCCTCATCAAGGACGCGCTGCCCGAGGAACTCCTCTCCGGAATCCGCGCGGTCGCCTCGGGCGACGCGGTGGTCGCCCCGAGCCTGACCCGCCGGCTCCTCGACGCGTACGCGGACCATCTCCCGTCGTCGTCCGGCCCGGCCCCCGCCACCCCGGCGGACGACCCGCGCCTGTCGTCACTCACCCACAGGGAACGCGAGATCCTGACGGTCATAGGCCAGGGCTGGACGAACGCGGAGATCGCCTCGCGCCTGCATCTCGCGGAATCGACCGTGAAAACCCACGTGGGCCGCATTCTCGCGAAGACGGGAACGAGGGACAGGGTGCAGGCGGTAATCCTGGCGTACGACACGAAATTGGTGACACCGTCATGA